A genome region from Brooklawnia propionicigenes includes the following:
- a CDS encoding AI-2E family transporter: protein METPHVGDRAGAGDPAWLIGLRRYGIASWSALGIIGLVVVVCLAFGAVSGVMVPLVIAVMLGTVLSPIAASLERRGARPVLAALAALLVFALVAAGIIVLVTRGFIQQVPEISSQLNAGWSSFLVWGNSLDLDTIWLERARAAVQDYAPRLGEGVLGLVTDTFFGVISLAFGVFFAVFFLFFVIRDRSKFPDWVARLTGTDPALADKVISLVQGALSGYFRGVAVTAIITAPVFMVPLLLLRVPLAIPIFIMYFVLSFVPFVGAWITGIFAVLIAFGSGGSTAALIVLVSLLVSNGTVQTAVSSWALGSSLKMHPVAVLVATMVGGVIAGILGMVLAPPLLSATTKAAAAIRAQRDADSATDEADAGLVPPEQG from the coding sequence ATGGAAACGCCACACGTCGGCGACCGGGCAGGTGCCGGCGACCCAGCTTGGCTCATCGGCCTGCGGCGCTATGGCATCGCGAGCTGGTCCGCACTCGGGATCATCGGCCTGGTCGTCGTGGTGTGCTTGGCATTCGGCGCCGTGAGTGGCGTGATGGTGCCACTGGTGATCGCCGTCATGTTGGGCACGGTGTTGAGTCCCATCGCCGCCTCACTGGAACGTCGAGGAGCCCGCCCCGTGCTCGCGGCGCTGGCCGCCCTGCTGGTCTTCGCTCTGGTGGCAGCGGGAATCATTGTGCTCGTCACACGAGGCTTCATCCAACAGGTCCCGGAGATCTCAAGCCAGCTCAACGCCGGCTGGAGCTCATTCCTGGTCTGGGGAAACAGCTTGGATCTCGACACGATCTGGCTGGAACGTGCGCGGGCCGCCGTCCAGGACTATGCCCCGCGGTTGGGCGAAGGCGTGCTCGGCCTGGTGACGGATACCTTCTTCGGGGTGATTTCGCTGGCCTTCGGCGTGTTCTTCGCTGTCTTCTTCCTCTTCTTCGTCATCAGGGACCGGTCGAAGTTCCCCGACTGGGTCGCTCGCCTCACCGGCACTGATCCCGCGCTTGCCGACAAGGTCATCTCGTTGGTGCAAGGCGCGCTGAGCGGCTACTTCAGGGGTGTAGCCGTCACCGCGATCATCACCGCCCCCGTCTTCATGGTGCCGCTGCTGCTCCTGCGCGTGCCGCTGGCGATCCCCATCTTCATCATGTACTTCGTCTTGTCGTTCGTGCCGTTCGTCGGCGCCTGGATCACCGGCATATTCGCCGTGCTCATCGCCTTCGGCTCAGGTGGCTCCACGGCCGCGCTGATCGTGCTGGTCAGCCTGCTCGTCTCCAACGGCACTGTGCAGACAGCGGTCAGTTCCTGGGCGCTCGGGTCGTCTCTCAAGATGCACCCGGTCGCTGTGCTGGTCGCAACGATGGTAGGCGGCGTCATCGCCGGCATCCTCGGAATGGTGCTGGCTCCCCCGCTACTATCCGCAACCACGAAGGCGGCCGCCGCGATCCGCGCCCAGCGGGACGCGGATTCAGCCACGGACGAAGCCGATGCCGGCCTCGTTCCGCCGGAGCAGGGCTGA
- the thrH gene encoding bifunctional phosphoserine phosphatase/homoserine phosphotransferase ThrH: MQLACLDLEGVLVPEIWIAVAEATGIDELRLTTRDVSDYDELMTHRLRVLDAHGLKLPQIQRVIAGLGPLPGARDFLDWLRERYQVIILSDTFYEFAEPLMIQLGRPTLFCHRLEVAEDGQITGYKLRMPDQKRHAIEAFQGLNFSCIAAGDSYNDTSMLGQAEAGILFDAPQRVIDEFGQFESTTDYDGLRAAFTRASAKIATR, encoded by the coding sequence ATGCAGCTGGCCTGCCTTGACCTGGAAGGCGTCCTGGTTCCGGAGATCTGGATCGCCGTCGCCGAGGCCACCGGAATCGACGAGCTGCGCCTGACGACACGCGATGTCAGTGACTACGACGAACTGATGACCCACCGGCTGCGTGTATTGGACGCCCACGGACTGAAATTGCCGCAGATCCAGCGGGTCATCGCCGGGCTGGGGCCGCTGCCCGGTGCCCGTGACTTCCTCGACTGGTTGCGCGAGCGCTACCAGGTGATCATTTTGTCTGACACCTTCTATGAGTTCGCCGAGCCGCTGATGATCCAGCTCGGACGTCCGACGCTGTTCTGCCACCGTCTCGAGGTGGCCGAGGACGGTCAGATCACCGGCTACAAGCTGCGGATGCCCGACCAGAAACGGCACGCGATCGAGGCCTTCCAGGGCCTCAACTTCTCGTGTATCGCGGCCGGTGACTCCTACAACGACACATCGATGCTCGGCCAGGCCGAAGCGGGCATCTTGTTCGATGCGCCGCAGCGGGTGATCGATGAGTTCGGGCAGTTCGAGTCGACCACCGATTACGACGGACTGCGCGCCGCTTTCACCAGGGCAAGCGCCAAGATCGCGACTCGCTGA
- a CDS encoding homoserine dehydrogenase has translation MRVRQDGDEPLKVVLLGSGTVGTQVARLILEHGDDFAARIGRPLELIGIAVRDLSRQRPGLPAGLFTDDPQGLIDRGEADIVIELIGGIDPARQLILSAIEHGASVVTANKALLAAHGEEIFDAAELAGVDVYYEAAVAGAIPIIRPLRESLVGDSIRHVMGIVNGTTNYILDKMTTEQTDYEAALVQAQDLGYAEADPTADVEGYDAAAKAALLASLAFHTRVNGDEVHTEGITRIVQDDIRAARDVGCVVKLVAIAKQLDDDQISVRVHPTLIPLGHPLAAVGGAYNAIFVEADAAGRLMFLGPGAGGAPTASAVTGDLVTVARNRARGVAGPNQTIYNELRVADMGAVQTRYFLRLRVVDEPGVLATIAAILAHHKISVQTVLQTPADSSGVRDGASAELSLMTHMATESDLLACLSELKANPKVRSEVRFLRVEGM, from the coding sequence ATGCGGGTGCGTCAGGACGGTGATGAGCCGCTGAAGGTGGTTCTGCTGGGATCCGGCACGGTCGGCACACAGGTGGCCAGGCTGATTCTCGAGCACGGCGACGACTTCGCCGCCCGGATCGGGCGACCCCTGGAACTGATCGGTATCGCGGTGCGCGACCTATCCCGCCAGCGCCCCGGATTGCCCGCCGGCCTGTTCACCGACGACCCGCAAGGGCTCATCGACCGTGGCGAGGCCGACATCGTCATCGAGCTGATCGGCGGAATCGATCCCGCTCGGCAGTTGATCTTGTCGGCGATCGAGCATGGTGCCTCCGTGGTGACCGCCAACAAGGCCCTGCTGGCAGCACACGGCGAGGAGATCTTCGATGCCGCCGAGCTGGCCGGTGTCGATGTGTACTACGAGGCTGCCGTGGCCGGCGCGATCCCGATCATCCGGCCGCTGCGCGAATCGCTGGTCGGCGATTCGATCCGCCATGTGATGGGCATCGTCAACGGCACCACCAACTACATCCTCGACAAGATGACCACCGAGCAGACCGACTACGAGGCTGCCTTGGTGCAGGCACAGGACCTCGGTTACGCCGAAGCCGATCCGACTGCCGACGTCGAGGGCTACGATGCGGCCGCCAAGGCCGCATTGCTGGCCAGCCTGGCCTTCCATACGCGGGTGAACGGTGACGAGGTGCACACCGAGGGCATCACCCGCATCGTGCAGGACGACATCCGGGCCGCCCGCGATGTCGGCTGCGTCGTGAAGCTGGTGGCCATCGCCAAACAACTGGACGACGATCAGATCTCGGTGCGCGTGCACCCGACGCTGATCCCGCTCGGCCACCCGCTGGCAGCGGTGGGCGGGGCCTACAACGCGATCTTCGTCGAGGCGGATGCTGCCGGACGGCTGATGTTCCTCGGGCCGGGTGCCGGTGGCGCTCCCACGGCCAGTGCGGTGACCGGTGACCTCGTGACGGTGGCCCGCAACCGGGCGCGTGGGGTTGCCGGACCCAACCAGACCATCTACAACGAACTTCGAGTTGCCGACATGGGCGCGGTGCAGACCCGCTACTTCCTGCGGCTGCGAGTCGTGGACGAGCCGGGCGTGCTGGCCACGATCGCCGCGATCCTGGCCCACCACAAGATATCGGTGCAGACCGTTCTGCAGACTCCGGCCGATTCGTCCGGAGTTCGTGACGGGGCATCGGCCGAGCTGAGTCTGATGACTCACATGGCAACCGAATCCGATCTGCTCGCCTGCCTGAGCGAACTGAAGGCCAACCCGAAGGTGCGCAGTGAGGTCCGATTCTTGAGAGTGGAGGGCATGTGA
- the lysA gene encoding diaminopimelate decarboxylase: protein MTHMHVAGAIHADVSTPGPQWLERPSDPNKLNSALWSKTTERAEDGVISTAGLRVTDAIEQFGSPVYLMDEQDFRHRAREFRDAFEGWTVYYAGKAFLTRTVAHWVDEEGLSLDVCSAGELATALQAGFDPARIGMHGNNKSVDELATALDAGVGRIIIDSLDELDRIIELCEANDWHARVMVRVTPGVEAHTHEYIATAHEDQKFGFSITNNQAMVAMVRCHYDPHTTLLGIHSHIGSQIFDTGGFEVAARRTMKLLSQFTDATGTQLPELDLGGGFGIAYTSQDSPSTPEQLAGDLREIVAHEARGHGMIEPRLSIEPGRAIVGPAAMAVYTVGTVKPVDLEGGAQRIYVSVDGGMSDNIRPALYAAEYSAVLANRCSQAETVLCRVVGKHCEGGDILVHDVFLPADVHPGDLLAVPASGAYSRSMASNYNHTPRPPVVAVNDGVAKVLLRRETLDDLMALDVGE from the coding sequence GTGACTCACATGCACGTCGCTGGTGCCATCCATGCAGATGTTTCGACTCCAGGCCCGCAATGGCTGGAGCGTCCCAGCGACCCCAATAAGCTCAACTCCGCACTGTGGAGCAAGACGACTGAACGTGCCGAGGACGGCGTCATCAGCACCGCCGGGCTGAGAGTCACCGATGCCATTGAGCAGTTCGGCAGCCCGGTCTATCTCATGGACGAGCAGGACTTCCGGCATCGCGCGCGAGAGTTCCGCGACGCCTTCGAGGGCTGGACGGTCTACTACGCCGGCAAGGCGTTCCTGACCCGCACCGTGGCCCACTGGGTCGATGAGGAAGGCCTGTCGCTCGACGTCTGTTCGGCAGGTGAGCTGGCGACCGCCTTGCAGGCCGGGTTCGATCCGGCCCGGATCGGCATGCACGGCAACAACAAGAGTGTCGACGAGCTGGCGACGGCTCTGGACGCGGGAGTCGGGCGGATCATCATCGATTCGCTGGACGAGCTGGACCGGATCATCGAACTCTGCGAGGCCAACGACTGGCATGCTCGCGTGATGGTGCGCGTCACCCCCGGGGTGGAGGCTCATACCCACGAGTACATCGCCACCGCCCATGAGGACCAGAAGTTCGGCTTCTCCATCACCAACAACCAGGCGATGGTGGCGATGGTGCGCTGTCACTACGACCCGCACACCACGCTGCTGGGTATCCACTCGCACATCGGCTCGCAGATCTTCGACACCGGCGGCTTCGAAGTTGCCGCCCGGCGCACCATGAAGCTGCTCTCGCAGTTCACCGACGCGACCGGCACCCAGCTGCCCGAACTCGATCTGGGCGGCGGTTTCGGCATCGCCTACACCAGCCAGGACTCTCCGTCCACCCCTGAGCAACTGGCCGGCGATCTGCGCGAGATCGTGGCGCACGAGGCACGTGGCCACGGGATGATCGAGCCCCGACTGTCGATCGAGCCCGGCCGCGCGATCGTTGGCCCGGCCGCGATGGCCGTCTACACGGTCGGCACCGTCAAGCCGGTCGATCTGGAGGGCGGCGCCCAGCGCATCTACGTGAGCGTGGACGGCGGCATGAGCGACAACATCAGGCCCGCCCTGTATGCCGCCGAGTACTCCGCGGTCCTGGCAAATAGGTGTTCGCAAGCCGAAACCGTGCTCTGCCGGGTGGTTGGCAAACACTGCGAGGGCGGCGACATTCTGGTGCATGACGTCTTCCTGCCGGCCGATGTGCATCCCGGTGATCTGCTCGCCGTGCCCGCATCGGGCGCCTACAGCCGCTCGATGGCCAGCAACTACAATCACACCCCGCGTCCTCCGGTGGTCGCGGTGAACGATGGCGTGGCGAAGGTGCTGCTCCGCCGGGAAACTCTGGACGATCTGATGGCATTGGATGTGGGGGAATGA
- the rho gene encoding transcription termination factor Rho — protein sequence MLLPELKKVAAGLGIKGASTMRKADLIAAISGNQSSGHPATPQKSAGAASVAPTTEPPTRTRSRRQRSADSGQRAAEQAPQAELTGGTEHPAIARSERSEHSVVERVDRPVAEPTRDETEQSLEDSVGARLAALGQDPKVRERLRERETTRGSASDKQEQVAQAVAKQVSAPTHEAPSRTGEDEQPSGSRRSRNRRQRERGSRRNRSAGNEAERVDESVHDDDVLIQISGILDVLDNYAFVRTSGYLAGPNDAYVSLSMVRKNGLRKGDIITGAIRQPREGERREKYNPLVRLDTVNGQPPEKMKDRPDFSKLTPLYPQQRLRMETTQQNMTGRIIDLVSPIGKGQRGLIVSPPKAGKTMVMQSIANSITANNPEVHLMVVLVDERPEEVTDFQRTTTGEIIASTFDRPAEDHTSIAELAIERAKRLVELGRDVVVLLDGITRLGRAYNLAAPPSGRILSGGVDSAALYPPKKFFGAARNIENGGSLTILATALVETGSKMDEVIFEEFKGTGNMELKLSRQLADKRIFPAIDVDASGTRREELLMGRAELDIIWKLRRVLAGMDDQQALETLLSRMRKTANNPEFIVSIAKTTPGAV from the coding sequence ATGCTCCTGCCGGAGCTGAAGAAGGTTGCCGCCGGTCTGGGCATCAAAGGTGCCAGCACCATGCGTAAGGCCGATCTGATCGCCGCGATCAGCGGAAACCAGAGCAGCGGCCACCCTGCCACCCCCCAGAAGTCAGCCGGCGCCGCGTCTGTGGCGCCCACCACCGAACCCCCCACCCGCACCCGCAGTCGTCGTCAGCGCAGCGCGGACAGCGGCCAGCGCGCCGCCGAGCAGGCCCCGCAGGCAGAACTGACCGGAGGCACCGAGCACCCGGCGATCGCGCGCTCTGAGCGAAGCGAGCATTCGGTGGTCGAACGAGTCGATCGTCCAGTCGCCGAACCAACTCGCGACGAGACCGAGCAGAGCCTGGAGGACAGCGTCGGCGCCCGGCTCGCAGCCCTCGGCCAGGATCCGAAGGTCCGCGAGCGTCTGCGGGAACGGGAGACCACCCGCGGCTCGGCCTCCGACAAGCAGGAACAGGTGGCCCAGGCGGTCGCCAAGCAGGTGAGTGCGCCGACCCACGAGGCACCGTCGCGCACCGGCGAGGACGAGCAACCCAGCGGATCGCGCCGCTCCCGCAACCGCCGTCAGCGCGAGCGCGGCAGTCGCCGCAATCGAAGCGCCGGCAACGAGGCCGAGCGCGTCGACGAGTCGGTGCATGACGACGATGTGCTGATCCAGATCAGCGGCATTCTCGATGTCCTCGACAACTACGCTTTCGTGCGTACCAGTGGCTACCTGGCCGGACCCAACGACGCCTACGTCTCGCTGTCGATGGTGCGCAAGAACGGACTCCGCAAGGGTGACATCATCACCGGCGCCATCCGTCAGCCCCGCGAGGGGGAGCGTCGCGAGAAGTACAACCCGCTGGTGCGTCTCGACACGGTCAACGGCCAGCCGCCCGAGAAGATGAAGGATCGTCCCGATTTCTCCAAGCTGACCCCGCTGTACCCGCAGCAGCGGTTGCGGATGGAGACCACCCAGCAGAACATGACCGGCCGCATCATCGACCTGGTCAGCCCGATCGGCAAGGGCCAACGCGGTCTGATCGTCTCCCCGCCGAAGGCCGGCAAGACGATGGTGATGCAGTCCATCGCCAACTCGATCACCGCGAACAACCCCGAGGTGCACCTCATGGTGGTGCTCGTGGACGAGCGTCCCGAGGAGGTCACCGACTTCCAGCGGACGACCACCGGCGAGATCATCGCGTCCACCTTCGACCGTCCCGCCGAAGACCACACCTCGATCGCCGAACTCGCCATCGAGCGTGCCAAGCGGCTCGTCGAGTTGGGCCGCGACGTGGTCGTGCTGCTCGACGGCATCACCCGGTTGGGCCGTGCCTACAACCTGGCCGCGCCGCCATCGGGACGAATCCTGTCCGGCGGTGTCGATTCGGCGGCGCTCTACCCGCCGAAGAAGTTCTTCGGTGCGGCCCGCAATATCGAGAACGGCGGCTCGCTGACCATTCTCGCGACCGCCCTGGTGGAGACCGGCTCGAAGATGGACGAGGTGATTTTCGAGGAGTTCAAGGGCACCGGCAACATGGAGCTGAAGCTCTCGCGTCAGCTCGCCGACAAGCGCATCTTCCCAGCCATCGATGTGGACGCCTCCGGTACCCGCCGTGAGGAGCTGCTGATGGGGCGCGCCGAACTCGATATCATCTGGAAACTGCGCCGGGTGCTGGCCGGAATGGA
- a CDS encoding integrase produces MAARVEVTKRYATAYAAASKKDKGLILDQVVDVTGWNRDHARQTLKARLRQPKGRAVATVAVIDRRRTKPRKYSYDALVVLQRVWATAGGSCGKYLVVSISDWLDAMEAEGSLVAGQDRYSVEVRAELESMSAATIDRYLNTARAKDPIRGKSATKPGSLLRNSISIRKAGDEVEAEPGFFEVDTVAHCGPTLKGEFARTVNFTDMHTGWVFTKAIRNNAHLHIRSAFDEFINQVPFMVTGIDCDNGSEFINYDLIGWAGQREVFFTRSRPYKKNDQATIESKNNHLVRRYGFYHRYDTPLELELLNRLWPLVNDRLNFFTPTKKPIGWATDAVGRRKRVYDKPKTPYQRFLDAGVLSRAQQAEQAAYKTTLQPAAMARQIGLIQQELTRHAGLKTRRLEEQARPQLPNPAGIRLTAS; encoded by the coding sequence ATGGCAGCCAGGGTTGAGGTCACGAAGCGGTACGCCACGGCGTACGCGGCCGCGTCGAAGAAGGACAAGGGTCTGATCTTGGATCAGGTCGTGGACGTGACGGGCTGGAATCGGGATCATGCTCGTCAGACACTGAAGGCGCGACTACGGCAGCCGAAGGGCCGCGCTGTTGCGACGGTCGCGGTGATTGACCGGCGACGCACGAAACCACGCAAGTACTCCTACGATGCGCTGGTGGTGCTGCAGCGGGTTTGGGCGACTGCTGGCGGCAGTTGCGGGAAGTACCTCGTCGTGTCGATCAGCGACTGGCTGGATGCGATGGAAGCCGAAGGTTCACTGGTGGCCGGGCAGGACCGCTACAGCGTGGAGGTGCGTGCCGAGCTGGAGTCCATGTCGGCGGCCACGATCGACCGGTACCTGAACACAGCGCGGGCCAAGGACCCGATCCGAGGCAAATCGGCAACGAAACCGGGGAGCTTGTTGCGTAACTCGATCAGTATCCGCAAGGCCGGTGACGAGGTCGAGGCCGAGCCGGGGTTCTTCGAGGTCGACACGGTGGCTCACTGCGGCCCGACGTTGAAGGGCGAGTTCGCGCGCACCGTGAACTTCACCGACATGCATACCGGCTGGGTGTTCACCAAAGCGATCCGCAACAACGCCCACCTCCACATCCGGTCCGCGTTCGACGAGTTCATCAACCAGGTGCCGTTCATGGTCACCGGGATCGACTGTGACAACGGCTCGGAGTTCATCAACTATGACCTGATCGGCTGGGCCGGGCAGCGTGAGGTGTTCTTCACCCGATCAAGGCCCTACAAGAAGAACGACCAAGCCACCATCGAATCGAAAAACAACCACCTCGTCAGGCGTTACGGCTTCTACCACCGCTACGACACCCCACTGGAGCTGGAACTCCTCAACCGGCTGTGGCCACTAGTCAACGACCGGTTGAACTTCTTCACCCCCACGAAGAAACCAATCGGCTGGGCCACCGATGCCGTCGGTCGCCGCAAACGCGTCTACGACAAGCCCAAAACGCCCTACCAGCGGTTCCTCGACGCCGGGGTCCTCAGCCGAGCCCAGCAAGCCGAGCAGGCCGCATACAAGACCACCTTGCAGCCCGCCGCGATGGCCCGACAGATCGGCCTGATCCAGCAAGAACTCACCCGCCACGCCGGTCTGAAAACCCGCCGTCTAGAAGAACAAGCACGACCACAACTACCCAACCCCGCCGGGATCCGGCTAACCGCCAGCTGA